One genomic window of Paenibacillus xylanilyticus includes the following:
- a CDS encoding AEC family transporter — translation MIADIMLEVVLPVFLLIGVGSWMQKVFKLDLYTLAKINFYCITPAAVFMSMYHSDMSGELLGTVTLFYAIYVIILYIVGSVFARTLRLNKGMKAAFNNSVMLDNAGNYGLPINALVFRGDPLASSIQALVMSLQSLLTFTYGVLSIQGAKLKGNYRAVIIGFLKMPVPYALLLGILFHMWKVPLPTFLSMPLTYAQQSMVAVALLTLGAQIVKYPIRLYRLDVYISTFLRLLIGPAIGISIVLLLGLEGIAAQALIIASGMPTGVNASILAEEYDNEPDFAAQTVLISTLLNIITITALISFAKTF, via the coding sequence ATGATAGCAGACATCATGCTTGAAGTCGTCCTGCCCGTCTTTCTCCTGATCGGAGTCGGGTCCTGGATGCAAAAGGTGTTCAAGCTGGACTTGTACACCCTCGCCAAAATCAATTTCTATTGTATTACCCCCGCAGCCGTCTTTATGAGCATGTACCATTCCGATATGTCGGGTGAACTGCTCGGTACGGTCACTCTCTTCTACGCCATATATGTCATTATTCTGTATATCGTAGGATCTGTGTTCGCACGAACACTTCGATTGAACAAAGGCATGAAAGCCGCCTTTAACAACAGTGTCATGCTGGACAACGCAGGCAACTATGGCCTGCCGATCAATGCGCTCGTATTTCGCGGAGACCCGCTGGCGTCTTCCATTCAGGCTCTGGTCATGTCCCTGCAGTCATTGCTGACCTTCACGTATGGCGTATTATCTATCCAGGGCGCGAAGCTGAAAGGGAACTACCGTGCAGTCATTATCGGATTTCTCAAAATGCCGGTTCCCTATGCGCTCTTACTGGGGATACTGTTCCATATGTGGAAGGTGCCTCTGCCAACGTTTTTGTCCATGCCGCTGACGTATGCGCAGCAAAGTATGGTTGCTGTGGCACTGCTGACCCTCGGAGCACAGATTGTTAAATATCCGATCCGGCTGTACCGTCTTGATGTGTATATTAGCACATTTTTGCGTCTCCTGATTGGCCCGGCCATTGGGATTTCCATCGTACTACTTCTGGGTCTGGAAGGGATTGCCGCACAGGCTCTGATCATCGCTTCGGGGATGCCTACAGGAGTGAATGCGTCCATTCTGGCCGAAGAATACGATAACGAACCCGACTTTGCCGCCCAAACGGTGCTCATCTCCACACTCTTGAACATTATTACGATTACTGCACTCATTTCATTTGCCAAAACGTTTTGA
- a CDS encoding mismatch-specific DNA-glycosylase — translation MIPDHLDVGLSILFIGFNPSITSGETGHHYAYKGNRFWRILERSGLTPRLYHPEEDQDLLKLGYGFTNIVARPTRGVEDITREEYAEGRQILRQKLEQYRPDIACFVGKGVYTQYSKRTKVEWGFQDDPVVPEIQEFVAPSSSGLVRMSMDEIVAIYAQLSNFIAQKR, via the coding sequence ATGATTCCAGATCATCTGGATGTTGGGTTATCGATTCTGTTTATCGGATTCAATCCCAGCATTACATCAGGCGAAACCGGCCATCATTATGCCTACAAAGGCAATCGGTTCTGGCGTATTCTTGAACGTTCCGGCTTAACTCCTCGTTTATATCATCCGGAAGAAGATCAGGATCTGCTCAAATTGGGGTATGGATTTACCAACATAGTAGCCCGGCCTACGAGAGGCGTGGAAGATATAACACGTGAAGAATATGCGGAGGGACGTCAGATTCTTCGGCAAAAGCTGGAACAGTACCGACCGGACATTGCCTGTTTTGTCGGGAAAGGGGTATACACCCAGTACAGCAAACGTACCAAAGTGGAATGGGGATTTCAGGACGATCCGGTTGTCCCGGAAATTCAGGAATTCGTTGCACCTTCTTCGAGCGGACTGGTGCGCATGTCGATGGATGAGATTGTTGCTATTTACGCACAGCTTAGCAATTTTATTGCGCAGAAACGTTGA